The Dethiosulfovibrio peptidovorans DSM 11002 genome has a window encoding:
- a CDS encoding GNAT family N-acetyltransferase — protein sequence MILFDIDFCGPEDGPAIVDIDLRSNRNPWPLSSVMDDLRNRSGEIVYMGAFKKDALLGFVVLERRKKLVWIMQLAVLSDWRRFGIGGQLLCSAYAIGEEWGCRGVGLTVRVSNSGARALYEKNGFVQVATLPGYYGDGEDGIRMQRNSLIT from the coding sequence ATGATCCTTTTCGACATAGATTTTTGTGGGCCGGAGGACGGTCCGGCTATAGTCGACATAGACCTTCGTTCCAACCGGAATCCCTGGCCTTTATCGTCGGTGATGGACGATCTCAGAAACCGTTCGGGAGAGATCGTCTACATGGGTGCTTTCAAAAAAGACGCCCTCCTGGGGTTTGTCGTCCTTGAGCGAAGAAAAAAACTGGTGTGGATCATGCAACTGGCGGTCTTGTCCGACTGGCGGAGGTTCGGTATCGGAGGGCAGCTTCTCTGTTCCGCCTACGCCATAGGGGAAGAGTGGGGATGCCGCGGGGTCGGCCTTACCGTGAGAGTCTCCAATTCAGGGGCTAGAGCTCTTTACGAAAAAAACGGTTTCGTCCAAGTGGCTACCTTGCCGGGATATTACGGGGACGGCGAGGATGGAATCAGGATGCAGAGGAATTCGTTAATTACATGA
- a CDS encoding transketolase family protein has product METEIEMTDRIMVDLLDDVFLSLGSDDPDLVILDADVASNWLTRFSESFPGRYINLGMAELDAVATAAGMASEGKHVWLFSTAARLLGRGYDALRTAIAIPGLNVKMIVSHGGVSAGEDGAVAQMLEDLALTRSLPGVSVEVPSDCVSAEAILRRIAGASGPAYVRLTGEPTEDLYDDSTVKDAINVSIPLVEGTGVTICACGIMVHESLKAAAILKQQDISAEVIDCHSVAPLPERSILGSVHRTGCCVVAEEHSSRGGLGEAVASMLCRLYPVSIRFVSVDDRPGQSGSPKELLEYYGLTYQQIVGAAVEAWTMRRR; this is encoded by the coding sequence TTGGAAACGGAGATAGAGATGACCGATAGGATTATGGTGGATCTTCTGGACGACGTCTTTTTGTCCCTGGGTTCCGACGATCCAGATCTAGTCATACTGGACGCCGACGTGGCCTCCAACTGGCTTACCCGTTTTTCCGAGTCCTTCCCCGGTAGGTACATCAACCTGGGGATGGCCGAGTTGGACGCTGTGGCCACCGCTGCCGGGATGGCCTCGGAGGGAAAACACGTGTGGTTGTTTTCCACAGCCGCAAGGTTGCTCGGACGAGGGTACGACGCTTTGCGTACCGCCATCGCCATTCCGGGACTCAACGTCAAGATGATAGTCTCCCACGGAGGGGTGTCTGCCGGAGAGGATGGCGCCGTCGCTCAGATGCTGGAGGACCTGGCCCTCACCAGGTCTTTGCCGGGGGTCTCGGTGGAGGTTCCGTCGGACTGCGTCTCGGCGGAGGCCATACTGCGAAGGATAGCAGGTGCCTCCGGGCCGGCCTACGTGAGGTTGACCGGAGAGCCGACGGAGGATCTGTACGACGATTCGACGGTAAAGGACGCCATAAACGTATCGATCCCCTTGGTCGAGGGAACAGGTGTGACCATATGTGCCTGTGGTATCATGGTTCACGAATCTCTCAAGGCCGCCGCCATCCTGAAACAGCAGGATATATCGGCGGAGGTTATAGATTGTCATTCGGTGGCTCCTCTGCCGGAGAGGTCCATACTGGGGTCGGTCCATCGTACGGGATGTTGCGTAGTGGCGGAGGAACATTCCTCCAGAGGGGGATTGGGCGAAGCCGTCGCCTCGATGCTGTGTCGCCTTTATCCCGTCTCCATCCGTTTCGTTTCCGTAGACGACAGACCGGGGCAGAGCGGATCTCCCAAGGAGCTTCTGGAGTATTACGGCCTTACGTATCAGCAGATAGTGGGGGCTGCCGTGGAGGCGTGGACTATGAGGAGGCGATAG
- a CDS encoding murein hydrolase activator EnvC family protein: MKKILGIFSLVLLVLSAMSTSSWAAMTAEELDRRIREEEHQMAILERQVKHQQELINASKKREAAYLQELARFDQKRQVAEQSISLLELKRKKILREISEMEKEISRLEKEIERIKGFLAERLVTIYKFGGTAELNLLLSSQNVADAMNTGHLLRKLAAQDEDLIGEVERETLRIQELVEGLSSRERDLQAKKKDLAVQKRRLESAIAERNRLLKKLRENRSAYQQSVKEAEEDQREIRAKIKSYIKAKQELARSNKDGGGGQAPLPPHRGKFRWPVKGKLTSRFGTRVHPVFKTKTVHTGIDIAAPKGTTVRAAGKGDVLYAGWLRGYGQIVILDNGGNFSTVYAHLSRILISEGQRVSDGQPIGNVGDTGVATGPHLHFEVRVNGDARDPLKYL, translated from the coding sequence ATGAAAAAGATATTGGGAATCTTTTCTCTGGTTCTTCTGGTCCTGTCCGCCATGTCCACTTCGTCTTGGGCTGCCATGACGGCAGAGGAGCTCGATCGTCGGATAAGGGAAGAGGAGCACCAGATGGCGATATTGGAGCGTCAGGTAAAACACCAGCAGGAACTCATAAACGCATCCAAGAAGAGGGAGGCCGCCTACCTTCAGGAGCTTGCTCGTTTCGATCAGAAGAGGCAGGTGGCGGAACAGAGCATATCCCTCCTGGAACTGAAGAGGAAAAAAATCCTGAGGGAGATCTCCGAGATGGAGAAGGAGATCTCCCGACTGGAAAAGGAGATAGAGAGGATCAAGGGGTTTCTCGCCGAGAGGTTGGTCACCATATATAAATTCGGAGGAACAGCGGAGTTGAATCTTCTGCTGTCCTCCCAGAACGTGGCCGACGCTATGAACACCGGTCATCTGCTTAGAAAGCTGGCGGCTCAGGACGAGGATCTGATCGGCGAGGTGGAGAGGGAGACCCTGAGGATCCAGGAGCTAGTGGAGGGATTGTCCTCCAGGGAGAGGGACCTTCAGGCCAAGAAGAAGGACCTGGCGGTCCAGAAAAGACGTTTAGAATCGGCGATCGCCGAGAGAAACAGGCTCTTGAAGAAGCTTAGGGAGAACCGTTCCGCCTATCAACAGAGCGTCAAAGAGGCGGAGGAGGACCAGAGGGAGATCAGGGCAAAAATCAAGTCCTACATAAAAGCGAAACAGGAGCTTGCCCGATCCAATAAGGACGGAGGCGGTGGGCAGGCCCCGTTGCCGCCCCATAGGGGCAAGTTTCGCTGGCCCGTTAAGGGCAAGCTTACCAGCCGTTTCGGAACCAGGGTCCATCCGGTATTCAAGACCAAGACGGTCCATACCGGAATAGATATAGCCGCTCCCAAGGGAACGACGGTCAGAGCCGCGGGAAAAGGAGATGTCCTGTACGCCGGATGGCTGAGGGGATACGGACAGATCGTAATATTGGACAACGGAGGGAATTTTTCCACCGTCTACGCCCATCTCAGCCGGATTCTCATCTCCGAAGGGCAGAGGGTCTCGGACGGTCAACCCATAGGAAATGTCGGCGATACCGGGGTGGCTACCGGTCCTCACCTTCACTTCGAGGTCAGGGTCAACGGAGATGCCAGGGATCCCTTGAAGTATCTGTAG
- a CDS encoding DUF5693 family protein: MRFSWRRFFALVCVLVFVLSLPGLLSRWNVEKNRRSSVILVDWSQIPPLSVESGNSIEKTLQMLVDSGSRGIMIGEFTGGELENGELPLWYGPLEDLPVRVLSSLPEGLAGTALMFDSKGAYAETWRDFLSLRFPHGSHSTVDGKSVFVVPFSRQTLVARGILPDLRGLEIAAKLSLPVIYRPAPVGTQSSETVVNPLKLICERFPNVVGLSPSGEIVAGYPDIKGLAAIVRERNLFVTQVEFSRQIGDKPLQWAVWPKILSLHSVTDEEVMSRRIDRKTMVDRMVRAAAERSVSLLLFRVDPLGGGRDPLKRYSSDISELRNRLADRGIDDRWPSPMPDWGSSPTGALAMVLICLLTLWGLARRFKGVEDDVSIKAILFFTLLSVLLALISLRVSSAAKLIGGFTTAFVASEAVLIALEGWKKPGRALIAGPLVAILGGMAVGSFHSAPLYMMRLIPFSGVKLTLFLPILVVLFHDLHRKVHPENIGELMGRPPIWGEIFIAGFLVAAAGLMVFRSGNVSSVPGWEIAMRDALEDLLVTRPRTKEAFLGYPCLMLWFYVRRNDWIPRYREVLRLGATVAFSSLVNTFCHFHTALYITFFRVFNGWWTGILLGLLAIVVLRFCFLPFIMKYGRGAEA; the protein is encoded by the coding sequence ATGCGTTTTTCATGGCGCCGTTTCTTCGCGTTGGTCTGTGTGCTCGTTTTCGTACTCAGTCTTCCCGGCCTTTTGTCCCGTTGGAACGTGGAGAAGAACAGGCGTTCTTCGGTGATTTTGGTGGATTGGTCACAGATTCCCCCTCTCTCGGTGGAGTCGGGCAACTCAATAGAGAAGACCCTTCAGATGCTGGTGGATTCCGGCTCCAGAGGGATCATGATAGGGGAGTTTACCGGAGGTGAGCTGGAAAACGGCGAGCTCCCCCTGTGGTACGGTCCGTTAGAGGATCTGCCCGTCAGGGTCCTGTCCTCTTTGCCCGAAGGCCTTGCGGGAACGGCCCTGATGTTCGACTCTAAAGGGGCTTATGCCGAAACCTGGAGGGATTTTTTGTCCCTTCGCTTTCCCCACGGAAGCCATTCCACGGTGGATGGCAAGTCGGTCTTCGTGGTTCCCTTTTCCAGACAGACCCTTGTCGCTAGGGGGATATTACCGGATCTGAGAGGCCTGGAGATTGCGGCTAAACTTTCTTTGCCGGTGATATATCGTCCCGCTCCGGTGGGAACTCAGTCTTCCGAAACCGTGGTGAATCCTTTAAAGCTGATATGCGAGAGGTTCCCCAACGTGGTGGGGCTTTCGCCTTCGGGGGAGATCGTGGCAGGCTATCCGGATATAAAGGGGTTGGCCGCTATCGTTCGGGAGAGAAATCTCTTCGTGACCCAGGTGGAATTTTCACGCCAGATAGGGGACAAGCCGTTACAGTGGGCCGTGTGGCCGAAGATTCTGTCGCTGCACAGCGTGACCGACGAGGAGGTTATGTCCCGGCGGATCGATAGAAAGACCATGGTCGACCGAATGGTCCGGGCCGCTGCGGAGAGGTCGGTTTCGCTTTTGCTCTTTAGGGTGGATCCTCTCGGAGGAGGCAGGGACCCTCTTAAACGCTATTCCTCCGATATCTCGGAGCTGAGAAATCGGCTTGCCGATAGAGGGATAGACGACAGATGGCCGTCTCCCATGCCAGATTGGGGGTCCTCTCCTACCGGAGCTTTGGCCATGGTGCTCATATGTCTTCTGACGTTATGGGGTTTGGCTCGAAGGTTCAAGGGAGTCGAGGACGATGTCTCCATAAAAGCGATCCTGTTTTTTACTTTGCTGTCTGTTCTCCTCGCTTTGATATCTCTGAGGGTGTCTTCGGCGGCCAAGCTTATCGGCGGTTTTACCACAGCCTTCGTCGCTTCCGAGGCGGTTCTCATAGCTTTAGAGGGGTGGAAAAAACCGGGGCGTGCCTTGATCGCCGGTCCTTTGGTGGCCATATTGGGTGGGATGGCGGTGGGATCGTTCCACAGCGCTCCTCTCTATATGATGAGGCTGATTCCTTTTTCCGGGGTCAAACTGACCCTTTTTCTTCCGATTCTGGTGGTCCTGTTTCACGATCTTCACAGGAAGGTCCACCCTGAGAATATCGGAGAGCTTATGGGACGTCCTCCCATATGGGGGGAGATTTTTATAGCCGGTTTTCTCGTCGCTGCGGCGGGGTTGATGGTATTCAGAAGCGGTAACGTAAGCTCTGTTCCGGGATGGGAGATAGCCATGAGGGACGCTTTGGAGGATCTGTTGGTTACGCGACCCAGGACCAAGGAGGCATTTCTGGGCTATCCCTGTCTGATGCTGTGGTTCTACGTTCGAAGGAACGATTGGATCCCCAGATACAGGGAGGTTCTGAGGTTGGGAGCCACCGTAGCCTTTTCATCTTTGGTGAACACCTTCTGTCATTTCCATACCGCTCTTTATATCACTTTTTTCCGGGTGTTTAACGGTTGGTGGACCGGCATTTTGCTGGGACTCTTGGCTATAGTGGTCCTTAGGTTCTGTTTCCTGCCGTTTATCATGAAGTATGGAAGAGGTGCCGAGGCGTGA
- a CDS encoding S41 family peptidase produces MWKNSRKILLGILIGAALVSGIVAAQARDGDLDRVAPFDLDSLWLMKQARAIIEAYQVDAASDDVTEKDLLYGAMDGMVSAWGDPYTRFVDPEQLEQEQTDLRGKYGGLGIYIGQRDGAILVISPIEDTPADRAGLKPQDQIVKIGDEMVIGWDLHEVVDSLRGDPGTPVTVWIRREGESDLLKKEMVREEIKLESVRFEMLSDDIGYVRLSQFKDTSPSDLGKAVIDLKNEGARGLILDLRNNGGGLLNAAVEISDMFLNGGLVVGTKGRVERANEELYATDGVLTDLPLVVLVNEGSASASEIVAGAVRDRGRAVLVGKKTFGKGSVQTLFNLIDGSAIYVTIARYHTPNGTVIDHIGISPDIEVDGEWSREHDKDDQLKKGVETLEELIGGAPILSISEDVVG; encoded by the coding sequence ATGTGGAAAAACTCTAGAAAGATATTGTTGGGGATTCTGATAGGAGCCGCCTTGGTCTCGGGCATAGTCGCCGCTCAGGCTCGGGACGGAGACCTCGACAGGGTGGCGCCTTTCGACCTTGATTCCCTTTGGCTTATGAAGCAGGCCAGAGCCATCATAGAGGCCTATCAGGTGGATGCGGCCAGCGACGATGTCACGGAGAAGGATCTGCTTTACGGAGCCATGGACGGAATGGTTTCCGCCTGGGGCGATCCTTACACGAGGTTCGTCGATCCCGAACAGCTGGAACAGGAGCAGACGGACCTTCGTGGCAAATACGGGGGCCTTGGCATATACATAGGCCAGAGGGACGGAGCTATCCTGGTGATAAGTCCTATAGAGGACACTCCGGCGGACAGAGCCGGCCTGAAGCCTCAGGACCAGATAGTGAAGATAGGGGATGAGATGGTCATAGGCTGGGATCTCCACGAGGTGGTGGATTCCCTTAGAGGCGATCCAGGTACACCTGTCACGGTATGGATACGTAGAGAGGGAGAGTCGGATCTTCTGAAGAAGGAAATGGTCCGAGAGGAGATAAAGCTTGAGTCCGTCCGCTTCGAGATGCTCAGCGACGACATAGGCTATGTCCGCCTGTCTCAGTTCAAGGATACGAGCCCCTCCGATCTGGGTAAGGCCGTGATAGATCTGAAGAACGAAGGAGCCAGAGGTCTGATCCTAGATCTTCGAAACAACGGTGGCGGCCTGTTGAACGCCGCGGTTGAGATCTCCGATATGTTCCTGAACGGTGGACTGGTGGTTGGAACCAAGGGAAGAGTCGAGCGAGCCAACGAAGAGCTTTACGCTACAGACGGGGTTTTGACAGATCTTCCTCTGGTGGTCTTGGTCAACGAGGGAAGCGCCAGCGCGTCGGAGATAGTGGCCGGAGCCGTCAGGGACAGAGGCAGGGCCGTCTTGGTCGGCAAGAAGACCTTCGGCAAGGGCTCGGTTCAGACCCTGTTCAACCTGATAGACGGTTCAGCCATATACGTGACCATCGCCCGATATCATACCCCTAACGGCACGGTCATAGATCATATCGGCATATCTCCCGACATAGAGGTCGACGGGGAGTGGTCCAGAGAGCACGATAAGGACGATCAGCTCAAAAAGGGAGTAGAGACCTTGGAGGAGCTTATCGGAGGAGCTCCCATCCTGTCTATTTCGGAGGATGTCGTCGGTTAG
- a CDS encoding cell division ATP-binding protein FtsE encodes MDVRMAGVTKVFKPDIMAISDLYLSIPKGDFVYLIGETGSGKSTLLRMITREVRPSRGQISVGGVNVRRLRRGRLPHYRRDIGVVFQDFKLLPHLTARENVAFTLEAMGLSPRVVKTRSDEAVDRVGMWHRRNLKPPQLSGGEQQRVAIARAIVGSPALFLADEPTGNLDAHTAEYVMKLLLSIHAAGTTVIVATHDGSLVDSYRQRVVELHEGRLVRDERGGKYRNDGDL; translated from the coding sequence ATGGACGTAAGGATGGCCGGGGTTACAAAGGTTTTCAAACCGGACATAATGGCCATAAGCGACCTCTATCTCTCGATCCCCAAGGGGGATTTCGTGTATCTCATAGGGGAGACCGGCTCGGGTAAGAGCACCCTGTTGAGGATGATAACCAGGGAGGTCCGTCCCAGCAGAGGGCAGATCTCCGTCGGCGGCGTGAACGTAAGGAGGCTGAGGCGAGGCCGATTGCCCCATTACAGGAGGGATATTGGAGTCGTTTTTCAGGATTTCAAGCTTCTTCCCCATCTCACCGCCAGGGAGAATGTCGCCTTTACTTTAGAGGCCATGGGATTATCCCCCAGGGTGGTGAAAACCCGGTCGGACGAGGCGGTGGACCGGGTAGGTATGTGGCATAGACGTAATCTCAAGCCCCCCCAGCTTTCCGGTGGGGAGCAGCAGAGAGTTGCCATAGCCAGGGCGATAGTCGGCTCTCCCGCTCTTTTTCTGGCCGACGAGCCCACCGGTAACCTGGACGCCCACACGGCCGAATACGTCATGAAGCTGCTGCTTTCCATCCATGCCGCAGGGACCACCGTGATAGTCGCTACCCACGACGGTTCGTTGGTGGACTCCTATCGACAGAGGGTCGTGGAGCTTCACGAAGGCCGTCTCGTCAGAGACGAGAGAGGGGGTAAATATCGAAACGATGGCGACCTTTAG
- a CDS encoding polysaccharide pyruvyl transferase family protein codes for MKRRFVSLICGYYGMGNLGDELLLAAVLKELESVGVDRDRVAVLSGDTKGTSSLHGVAAFDRWSLPEVWRACRSSRNCLFGGGGLFQDVTSFRSVLYYGGVVAISRAAGCSPWLFGNSLGPFRSCFGRRISSLALRACSVVALRDDHSMAEAGRMGIPARRCPDPVMSLNVPQGRGDSLLVNLRPWDGDLEFRAAGAIADYAERKGFPVVGVAMCGQDRDLLDRLDKDGILPVYNVVEPKGADDSVWAAGFASIGMRLHFCLLSSLAGLSGTAIPYDPKVVDFGRSVGYPLWDGVGSFPDPEAPNRGWIDRCRKGVSETFRDSWREVFRG; via the coding sequence GTGAAAAGGCGGTTCGTCTCCCTGATATGCGGTTACTACGGGATGGGAAACCTGGGAGACGAGCTTTTACTGGCCGCCGTTCTGAAGGAGCTCGAGTCGGTAGGAGTCGATAGAGACCGTGTAGCGGTGCTGTCCGGCGACACGAAGGGCACCTCCTCGCTCCACGGGGTCGCTGCTTTCGACAGGTGGTCTTTGCCAGAGGTATGGAGGGCTTGTCGCTCGTCTCGTAACTGCCTGTTCGGCGGTGGAGGATTGTTTCAGGATGTCACCAGCTTCCGTTCCGTCCTCTATTACGGAGGGGTGGTCGCTATCTCCAGGGCGGCAGGTTGCAGCCCCTGGCTGTTCGGTAATTCCCTGGGGCCATTTCGGTCTTGCTTTGGCCGAAGGATAAGCTCGTTGGCCTTGAGGGCCTGTTCCGTGGTTGCCTTGAGGGACGATCACTCCATGGCTGAAGCTGGTCGAATGGGCATACCGGCGAGGAGATGCCCCGATCCGGTGATGTCGTTGAACGTACCCCAAGGACGAGGCGACTCTCTGTTGGTGAACCTGAGGCCCTGGGATGGCGATCTGGAGTTTCGTGCCGCCGGAGCTATAGCCGATTATGCCGAACGCAAGGGGTTTCCCGTCGTCGGGGTTGCCATGTGCGGACAGGACCGAGATCTCTTGGATCGTCTCGATAAAGACGGGATCTTGCCAGTCTACAACGTGGTGGAGCCAAAGGGGGCGGACGACTCCGTGTGGGCCGCCGGTTTCGCTTCAATCGGTATGAGGCTGCATTTCTGTCTGTTATCGTCTCTGGCCGGGCTTTCCGGAACGGCGATTCCCTACGATCCAAAGGTGGTGGACTTCGGCCGCTCCGTAGGCTACCCTCTTTGGGACGGTGTCGGTTCTTTCCCCGATCCCGAGGCCCCTAATCGAGGCTGGATAGACCGTTGCCGAAAAGGCGTGTCGGAGACTTTCAGGGATTCCTGGCGGGAGGTGTTTAGAGGATGA
- a CDS encoding transketolase, whose translation MSSSLEALAMSIRKDVVRMVGNARSGYVASALSVLDILVYLYEKELDVDPKNPKALDRDRLIMGKGHGCPGLYAVLAHRGFFEREALWNFRRLGALLQGRPDGARTPGVDVSSGAPGLALGIANGVALSMRMDGLKGRVFCVVGDGELQEGSLWESAMTSSHMALDSVTLVVDKNGDQMGGAVDSIKRLDPLEDKFRSFGWNVTLANGHDFSSLDVAFSSIRGESGRPSVIIAKTMRGKGVSFFEEGRKKDSGLSRMETERALEELGNGDRDDR comes from the coding sequence ATGAGTTCGAGTCTCGAAGCTCTGGCTATGTCCATAAGAAAGGACGTAGTCAGAATGGTGGGTAATGCCAGATCGGGATACGTTGCCTCCGCTCTGTCTGTTTTGGATATACTGGTGTACCTTTACGAAAAGGAGCTCGACGTGGATCCTAAGAACCCCAAGGCCTTGGACAGAGACCGTCTGATTATGGGCAAGGGACACGGTTGTCCCGGGTTGTACGCCGTGCTGGCCCATAGGGGCTTCTTCGAGAGAGAGGCCCTTTGGAACTTCAGAAGGCTCGGAGCGTTGCTTCAGGGGCGTCCCGACGGGGCCAGGACTCCCGGAGTGGACGTGTCCTCCGGAGCTCCCGGCCTGGCTCTGGGTATAGCAAACGGAGTAGCCCTGTCCATGAGGATGGACGGTTTAAAAGGAAGGGTCTTCTGTGTGGTCGGAGACGGCGAACTTCAGGAGGGCTCTCTGTGGGAGTCGGCTATGACGTCCTCTCACATGGCCCTGGACTCGGTCACATTGGTGGTCGATAAAAACGGCGATCAGATGGGGGGGGCGGTCGACTCGATAAAGAGATTGGATCCTCTGGAGGATAAGTTTCGCTCTTTTGGGTGGAACGTTACGTTGGCGAACGGTCACGATTTCTCCAGTTTGGACGTCGCTTTTTCATCGATCAGGGGTGAAAGTGGTCGCCCCTCGGTGATCATAGCGAAGACCATGCGTGGTAAGGGAGTATCCTTTTTCGAAGAGGGACGTAAGAAGGATTCTGGCCTCTCGAGGATGGAGACGGAAAGGGCTCTGGAGGAGCTTGGAAACGGAGATAGAGATGACCGATAG
- a CDS encoding cell division protein FtsX, with protein MATFRYALRDTFRTMGSHWGVSFLTLLTASAVFFLVGATALFSLNIKQVTSSIEGDLTIQAFVDSVEECRAVADAMRRLPWVSSVKIISPDDALLKLKAKLGNQAKAVTLLGKNPLPWTVDIGAKKAQDVPSIVRELLSQPSVDDVVYAGALAERLARVSELSGRVAAVVLIIAVVVSALVLFNTIRIAVYSRKQEISVMLLVGATRLYVAMPFVLQGVFLGLGGSLVAIGIIHLFYGDIIASVSSALPLLRFVTDWDVLYRLYGILLGTGVVVGWLCSWMAVSRFIRQAMRPM; from the coding sequence ATGGCGACCTTTAGATACGCTCTCAGGGATACTTTTAGGACAATGGGCTCCCATTGGGGGGTCAGTTTTCTAACCCTCCTGACCGCCTCCGCCGTTTTCTTCCTGGTCGGGGCGACCGCCCTATTTTCCTTGAACATAAAACAGGTGACCTCGTCGATAGAGGGAGATCTCACTATCCAGGCCTTCGTCGATTCGGTGGAGGAGTGCCGAGCGGTGGCGGATGCCATGAGGAGGCTCCCCTGGGTGTCTTCCGTCAAGATTATTTCGCCGGACGACGCCCTTTTGAAGCTCAAGGCCAAGCTCGGGAATCAGGCTAAAGCCGTCACCCTGCTAGGCAAAAATCCCCTGCCTTGGACTGTCGATATAGGAGCCAAAAAGGCCCAGGACGTTCCTTCCATTGTTAGGGAACTCCTATCTCAGCCCTCGGTGGACGACGTGGTGTATGCCGGTGCTCTGGCGGAAAGGCTTGCCAGGGTCTCCGAGTTGTCGGGAAGGGTCGCGGCGGTGGTGCTTATCATAGCCGTCGTCGTGAGCGCTTTGGTGCTGTTCAACACCATTCGTATAGCGGTCTATTCCAGAAAACAGGAGATATCGGTTATGCTGTTGGTCGGGGCTACCAGGCTATACGTTGCCATGCCCTTCGTGCTCCAGGGGGTTTTTCTCGGATTGGGAGGATCGCTTGTGGCCATAGGGATCATACATCTTTTCTACGGAGATATAATAGCTTCGGTCTCCTCCGCTCTTCCCTTGCTTCGATTCGTCACCGATTGGGACGTACTGTACAGGCTCTACGGGATTTTACTGGGAACCGGTGTTGTGGTGGGATGGCTTTGCAGCTGGATGGCTGTGAGCCGTTTCATCCGTCAGGCCATGAGGCCTATGTAG
- a CDS encoding adenylosuccinate synthase, translating to MKGKVEAIIGAQWGDEGKGRVVDSLGDRVDVFARYQGGANAGHTVIVEGKKHVFHLLPSGMLYSGKTCVIGNGVVLDPEQLLNELSELQGKGEDRSRLVISGSAHVVMPYHKKLDQAQEASRDQGSKIGTTGRGIGPCYVDKYNRCGIRVEDLLDPEALREKLESNLDEKNLLFTKIYDEAPLSFDEIYRQALSWGKSLKPYVDDASLVINDALNKGQTVLLEGAQGTLLDVDHGTYPMVTSSSPTSAGGCVGLGVAPLYVEKVYGVVKAYLTRVGEGPFPSEDKGDTGQYLRDKGGEYGATTGRPRKCGWLDMVALRYAVRINGMTHITLTKLDVLTGLREVKVCVAYRSNGEDRTEFNGNVRYLNGVEPIYRSFPGWDEDISSVRVFDDLPEAARTYVRYIEEETGVPVSIIGVGPERDQMIVRDI from the coding sequence TTGAAGGGAAAAGTAGAAGCCATCATAGGTGCCCAGTGGGGCGACGAGGGAAAGGGACGAGTCGTCGACTCTTTGGGGGACCGGGTGGACGTGTTCGCCCGGTATCAGGGAGGCGCCAACGCCGGACACACGGTGATCGTGGAGGGCAAGAAACACGTCTTTCACCTGCTTCCCTCGGGAATGCTGTATTCGGGAAAGACCTGTGTCATAGGAAACGGTGTGGTGTTGGACCCCGAGCAGCTTTTAAACGAGCTCTCCGAGCTTCAGGGGAAGGGAGAGGACCGTTCCCGTCTGGTGATAAGCGGTTCCGCCCATGTGGTGATGCCCTACCACAAGAAGCTCGATCAGGCTCAGGAGGCAAGTAGGGACCAGGGTAGCAAGATAGGCACGACCGGCAGGGGGATAGGTCCCTGCTATGTGGACAAATACAACCGTTGCGGTATAAGGGTCGAGGATCTGCTGGACCCTGAGGCTCTGAGGGAGAAGCTGGAGTCCAACCTGGACGAGAAGAACCTTCTTTTCACCAAGATATACGACGAGGCTCCCCTCTCTTTCGACGAAATATATCGTCAGGCCCTGAGCTGGGGTAAATCTCTTAAGCCTTACGTGGACGACGCTTCTCTAGTCATAAACGATGCCCTGAACAAAGGACAGACCGTTCTGCTCGAGGGTGCCCAGGGTACCCTTCTGGACGTGGACCACGGAACCTACCCTATGGTTACCAGTTCCAGTCCTACCTCTGCCGGAGGCTGCGTAGGCCTGGGGGTCGCTCCCCTCTACGTGGAGAAGGTCTACGGCGTGGTGAAGGCCTATCTCACAAGGGTAGGAGAAGGACCGTTCCCCTCGGAGGATAAGGGCGATACCGGCCAGTATCTGAGGGATAAGGGCGGAGAGTACGGCGCCACTACCGGACGTCCCAGAAAGTGTGGTTGGCTCGATATGGTCGCCCTTCGCTACGCCGTAAGGATCAACGGTATGACCCACATTACCCTGACCAAACTGGATGTACTGACCGGGCTCAGAGAGGTAAAGGTCTGCGTGGCCTATCGATCGAACGGGGAGGACAGGACCGAATTCAACGGGAACGTCCGTTATCTCAACGGTGTCGAGCCGATATACCGCTCTTTTCCGGGCTGGGACGAGGACATCTCCTCGGTCAGAGTTTTCGACGATTTGCCCGAGGCGGCTAGAACTTACGTCCGCTACATAGAGGAGGAAACCGGTGTCCCAGTGTCTATCATAGGAGTCGGACCCGAGAGGGATCAGATGATAGTCAGGGATATATAG